One genomic segment of Candidatus Woesearchaeota archaeon includes these proteins:
- a CDS encoding protein-L-isoaspartate(D-aspartate) O-methyltransferase — protein MNFEKERKEMVENQIRKRGIRDKNVLKAMLKVKRHEFVPEDNHDEAYSDWPLAIGHGQTISQPYIVALMTELLELKGNEKVLEIGTGSGYQAAVLAEIAAKVVSMERVGELSQTARKRLAKYDNIELVTGNGAKGYAEEAPYDAIIATAAAAEIPRALVEQLCEGGILVIPVGDFLYQNLVKIKKTKKKIIERKVLGVRFVPLISE, from the coding sequence ATGAATTTTGAGAAAGAGAGAAAGGAGATGGTCGAAAACCAGATAAGGAAGAGAGGAATAAGAGATAAGAATGTATTGAAAGCCATGCTCAAAGTCAAGAGGCATGAGTTTGTGCCTGAAGATAACCATGACGAAGCTTATTCTGACTGGCCCCTGGCAATAGGCCATGGCCAGACCATATCGCAGCCATATATAGTTGCCCTGATGACAGAGCTGCTCGAGCTTAAGGGAAACGAGAAGGTTTTGGAGATAGGCACAGGAAGCGGATACCAGGCTGCTGTATTGGCTGAAATAGCCGCTAAGGTTGTTTCTATGGAAAGGGTGGGTGAGCTTAGCCAGACAGCGAGGAAGAGGCTTGCTAAATATGATAATATTGAGCTTGTTACTGGAAACGGGGCGAAAGGATATGCAGAGGAAGCGCCTTACGATGCAATAATCGCAACTGCTGCAGCAGCTGAGATCCCCAGGGCCTTGGTTGAGCAGCTTTGTGAAGGCGGCATACTGGTAATTCCTGTGGGAGATTTTCTTTACCAGAACCTGGTCAAGATCAAGAAAACAAAGAAAAAGATTATAGAGAGGAAAGTCCTGGGAGTGAGATTTGTCCCATTAATTTCGGAGTGA